A DNA window from Castanea sativa cultivar Marrone di Chiusa Pesio chromosome 7, ASM4071231v1 contains the following coding sequences:
- the LOC142643586 gene encoding laccase-11-like, giving the protein MGMVNRENIPLVPFFYFFCMLGFVFIPTEAAVKKYQFNIQVTNVSRLCHAKPIVTVNGMFPGPTIYVREGDRVLVNVTNSAQYNMSIHWHGLKQYRNGWADGPAYITQCPIKTGNSYVYDFNVTGQRGTLWWHAHIFWLRATVYGAIVIMPKQGTPLPFPQPEREETILLGEWWNNDVEELVNQGNKLGLPPNMSDAHTINGKPGPLFPCSDKHTFAMEVEQGKTYLLRIINAALNDELFFAIAGHNLIVVEVDAVYTKPFTTQAILIAPGQTTNVLVQASQVPSRYFMAARPFMDAPLSIDNKTATSILQYKGIPNTLLPVLPQLPAPNDTNFALSYNAKIRSLNSPQFPANVPLKVDRHLFYTIGLGINPCPTCLNGTQLTASLNNITFVMPQIGLLQAHYFNIKGVFRTDFPDRPPTPFNYTGAPLTANLGTTLGTRLSKIAFNSTVELVLQDTNLLSVESHPFHLHGYNFFVVGAGVGNFNPSKDPAKFNLVDPPERNTVGVPTGGWTAIRFRADNPGVWFMHCHLELHTSWGLKTAFVVENGKGADQSVLPPPKDLPLC; this is encoded by the exons ATGGGCATGGTGAACCGTGAAAATATCCCCTTGGTTCCTTTCTTTTACTTCTTTTGCATGCTTGGGTTTGTTTTTATTCCAACGGAAGCTGCTGTAAAGAAGTACCAGTTCAAT ATTCAAGTGACGAATGTCAGCAGGTTGTGCCATGCCAAGCCAATTGTCACGGTTAATGGAATGTTCCCAGGGCCTACAATTTATGTTAGAGAAGGTGACAGAGTTCTAGTAAATGTGACCAACTCTGCCCAATATAACATGTCCATTCATTG GCATGGATTAAAGCAATATCGAAATGGCTGGGCAGACGGACCAGCATATATAACACAATGTCCAATCAAGACAGGGAACAGTTAtgtttatgattttaatgtgACAGGGCAAAGAGGAACACTCTGGTGGCATGCACATATCTTTTGGCTAAGAGCCACTGTCTATGGTGCAATTGTCATCATGCCTAAACAAGGGACTCCACTTCCTTTCCCTCAGCCTGAGAGAGAAGAAACTATACTCCTAG gCGAATGGTGGAACAATGATGTTGAAGAGCTTGTTAATCAAGGGAACAAGTTAGGATTGCCACCAAACATGTCTGATGCACATACCATTAATGGAAAGCCAGGGCCACTCTTTCCATGTTCTGATAAAC ATACCTTTGCAATGGAGGTTGAACAAGGAAAGACATACCTCTTGAGAATAATCAATGCTGCGCTTAATGATGAGCTTTTCTTTGCCATTGCTGGTCATAACCTGATAGTGGTAGAGGTTGATGCAGTGTATACCAAACCCTTCACAACTCAAGCAATACTGATAGCACCAGGACAGACCACAAATGTTCTTGTTCAAGCCTCCCAAGTGCCAAGCAGATATTTTATGGCTGCTAGGCCTTTCATGGATGCACCACTTTCCATTGACAACAAAACTGCCACATCAATACTACAATACAAAGGCATTCCAAACACACTACTCCCAGTCCTTCCCCAATTGCCAGCACCCAATGACACAAATTTTGCACTAAGCTACAATGCCAAAATTCGAAGCCTCAATTCTCCTCAGTTCCCAGCAAATGTTCCACTCAAGGTTGACCGTCATCTCTTTTACACAATTGGTCTGGGAATAAATCCTTGTCCAACTTGTCTAAATGGAACACAACTCACTGCTTCCTTAAACAACATCACCTTTGTAATGCCCCAAATAGGCCTTCTTCAAGCTCACTATTTCAACATCAAGGGGGTGTTTAGAACAGATTTCCCAGACCGCCCTCCAACACCTTTCAATTATACTGGTGCACCTCTTACTGCCAACCTTGGCACTACACTAGGCACCCGACTTAGCAAGATTGCTTTTAATTCAACAGTGGAATTGGTCTTACAAGACACAAACCTTCTCAGTGTTGAGTCCCATCCATTCCATCTTCAtggttacaatttttttgttgttggggcTGGAGTTGGGAACTTCAACCCTTCAAAAGATCCAGCCAAATTTAATTTGGTGGATCCTCCTGAAAGAAACACAGTTGGGGTTCCAACAGGCGGTTGGACTGCCATAAGGTTCAGGGCTGATAATCCAG GTGTGTGGTTCATGCACTGTCATCTGGAGCTTCACACTAGCTGGGGTTTAAAGACAGCATTTGTGGTGGAGAATGGAAAAGGTGCGGATCAATCTGTTCTGCCTCCACCTAAGGACCTTCCTCTTTGTTAG
- the LOC142643775 gene encoding syntaxin-112-like, with product MNDLMTKSFLSYVELKKQAMKDLEADQDIEMGKLDPADEQNLSQFFEEVAAIKADMEEITNLLLNLQDLNEETKSSHSAKVLRGIRDRINSDMVMVLRKAKAIKARLESLDRSNEANRNVSVEYKEGSPIDRTRISVTNGLRVKLKNMMNDFQSLREKIVKEHKEGLKSRYYAATGEEPSEEDIDKMILEGGQVNVFEGRADLILENKERHEALKEIQRSLTELHQVFLDMAVLVETQGEQINDIEENVACTAAYIDGGTNKLFDANQMKKKRRKWAHWIGALVLVLLLICFISILAS from the coding sequence ATGAATGATCTTATGACAAAATCGTTTCTTAGTTACGTGGAGCTTAAGAAACAGGCCATGAAAGACCTAGAAGCCGATCAGGATATTGAGATGGGAAAACTTGACCCCGCTGATGAACAGAACCTCTCACAATTTTTCGAAGAAGTGGCTGCAATCAAGGCTGACATGGAAGAGATCACCAATCTTCTTCTTAACCTTCAAGACCTCAATGAAGAGACTAAGTCTAGTCACAGTGCTAAAGTTCTTAGAGGGATAAGAGATAGGATTAACTCAGACATGGTCATGGTTCTTCGGAAAGCAAAAGCTATAAAAGCAAGATTGGAGTCACTTGATCGGTCTAATGAAGCTAACCGTAACGTGTCGGTGGAATACAAAGAAGGAAGTCCAATTGATCGGACAAGGATTTCCGTGACTAATGGTTTGAGAGTCAAATTGAAGAATATGATGAATGACTTTCAATCTTTGAGAGAAAAGATTGTTAAAGAGCACAAAGAAGGACTAAAGAGTAGGTATTATGCTGCCACCGGAGAGGAACCAAGTGAGGAAGATATTGATAAGATGATTTTGGAAGGTGGACAGGTCAATGTTTTTGAAGGGAGGGCAGATTTGATACTGGAGAATAAGGAAAGGCATGAGGCTTTGAAGGAGATACAGAGGAGCTTGACAGAGCTTCATCAAGTTTTTCTAGACATGGCTGTGTTGGTGGAAACACAAGGGGAACAGATTAATGATATTGAAGAGAATGTGGCTTGCACAGCGGCTTACATTGATGGTGGAACCAATAAACTCTTCGATGCTAAtcagatgaagaagaaaagaagaaaatgggcTCATTGGATAGGTGCTTTGGTGCTGGTTTTGTTGCTGATATGCTTTATTTCTATCCTAGCTTCTTGA